From Streptomyces sp. NBC_00683, one genomic window encodes:
- a CDS encoding DUF885 domain-containing protein, with protein sequence MSDTSSSTLPRQVADAYVDAFIELDPITGTYLGVAESSRRLPDFSPAGQEAAAELIRRTLVELDAAEQAPGADTDAEQRCARLLRERLTAELAIHETEEGLRTISNIHSPAHSLRDVFTATPTATDEDWAAVVDRLLAVPAALEGYRASLALGLDRKLYAGPRPTATFIEQLGTWAGENGTGFFEDFVAPGPESLRAELDDAARRATEGLLALRGWLREVYAPAIEGSPDTVGRERYARWARQYNGTDLDLDEAYAYGWSEYHRLLAEMRTEADKILPGAGPWEALAHLDVHGKHIEGVDEVRVWLQGLMDEAIDALDGTHFELAERVRKVESRIAPAGGAAAPYYTGPSEDFSRPGRTWLPTMGETRFPVYDLVSTWYHEGVPGHHLQIAQWTHVADSLSRYQASIGHVSANAEGWALYAERLMDELGFLPDAERRLGYLDAQMMRACRVIVDIGMHLELEIPADSPFHPGERWTPELAQEFFGSHSGRPADFVESELTRYLSMPGQAIGYKLGERAWLLGRENARKAHGDAFDLKAWHMAALSQGSLGLDDLVDELSRI encoded by the coding sequence ATGTCAGACACATCGAGCAGCACGCTGCCGCGCCAGGTCGCCGACGCCTACGTCGACGCGTTCATCGAACTCGACCCGATCACCGGTACCTACCTCGGTGTCGCGGAAAGCTCTCGCCGGCTGCCCGATTTCTCTCCGGCCGGGCAGGAAGCCGCTGCCGAGCTGATCCGCCGCACCCTGGTGGAGCTCGACGCCGCCGAGCAGGCGCCGGGCGCGGACACCGACGCCGAGCAGCGCTGCGCGCGGCTGCTGCGCGAGCGCCTGACGGCCGAACTCGCCATCCACGAGACCGAGGAGGGCCTGCGGACCATCTCCAACATCCACTCACCGGCGCACAGCCTGCGGGACGTCTTCACGGCGACGCCGACCGCGACGGACGAGGACTGGGCGGCGGTCGTGGACCGACTGCTCGCGGTCCCCGCGGCCTTGGAGGGATACCGCGCCTCGCTCGCGCTCGGTCTCGATCGCAAGCTGTACGCGGGCCCGCGCCCGACGGCCACGTTCATCGAGCAACTGGGTACCTGGGCCGGGGAGAACGGCACCGGGTTCTTCGAGGACTTCGTGGCCCCGGGGCCGGAGTCGCTGCGCGCGGAACTGGACGACGCCGCACGCCGGGCGACCGAGGGGCTCCTCGCACTGCGCGGGTGGCTGAGGGAGGTCTACGCACCCGCGATCGAGGGTTCCCCCGACACGGTCGGCCGTGAGCGCTACGCACGTTGGGCGCGCCAGTACAACGGCACGGACCTCGATCTCGACGAGGCGTACGCGTACGGCTGGTCCGAGTACCACCGGCTGCTGGCCGAGATGAGGACCGAGGCCGACAAGATCCTTCCGGGCGCCGGCCCCTGGGAGGCTCTCGCCCATCTCGATGTGCACGGCAAGCACATCGAGGGTGTGGACGAGGTCCGCGTGTGGCTGCAGGGGCTGATGGACGAAGCCATCGACGCGCTCGACGGAACCCACTTCGAACTCGCCGAGCGGGTAAGGAAGGTGGAGTCCCGGATCGCTCCGGCGGGAGGCGCCGCCGCTCCGTACTACACGGGTCCTTCCGAGGACTTCTCCCGGCCCGGCCGCACCTGGCTCCCCACCATGGGCGAGACGCGTTTCCCCGTGTACGACCTGGTGTCCACCTGGTACCACGAGGGAGTACCGGGCCACCATCTGCAGATCGCCCAGTGGACCCACGTCGCCGACAGCCTCTCCCGCTATCAGGCGTCGATCGGCCATGTCAGTGCCAACGCCGAGGGCTGGGCGCTGTATGCGGAGCGGCTGATGGACGAGCTGGGCTTCCTGCCCGACGCCGAGCGGCGGCTCGGATACCTGGACGCGCAGATGATGCGTGCCTGCCGGGTGATCGTGGACATCGGCATGCACCTGGAGCTGGAGATCCCCGCGGACTCGCCGTTCCACCCGGGTGAGCGGTGGACACCGGAACTGGCCCAGGAGTTCTTCGGCAGCCACAGTGGCCGGCCTGCCGATTTCGTGGAGAGCGAGCTGACCCGCTACCTGTCGATGCCGGGGCAGGCCATCGGGTACAAGCTGGGCGAGCGCGCCTGGCTGCTGGGCAGGGAGAACGCACGCAAGGCCCACGGTGACGCGTTCGACCTCAAGGCCTGGCACATGGCGGCACTCTCGCAGGGTTCGCTCGGCCTGGACGATCTGGTGGACGAGCTGTCCAGGATCTGA
- a CDS encoding CoA-binding protein: MYADDETVRRILQDSGDTWAVVGLSNNRSRAAYGVAEVLQRFGKRVVPVHPKAETVHGEQGYTALADIPFPVDVVDVFVNSDLAGTVADEAVAAGAKAVWFQLGVVDEAAYGRTRAAGLDMVMDRCPAIEIPTLARRS; encoded by the coding sequence ATGTACGCAGACGATGAGACGGTCCGCAGGATTCTTCAGGACTCGGGCGACACCTGGGCGGTGGTCGGCCTGTCCAACAACCGCTCGCGGGCCGCCTACGGGGTGGCCGAGGTCCTTCAGCGCTTCGGCAAGCGTGTAGTCCCGGTGCACCCCAAGGCGGAAACGGTCCACGGCGAGCAGGGGTACACCGCGCTGGCGGACATTCCGTTCCCGGTCGATGTCGTGGACGTCTTCGTCAACAGCGATCTGGCGGGCACGGTCGCCGACGAGGCGGTCGCAGCCGGCGCGAAGGCGGTCTGGTTCCAGCTCGGCGTCGTCGACGAGGCGGCGTACGGGCGCACGCGGGCGGCCGGTCTCGACATGGTGATGGACCGCTGCCCAGCCATCGAAATTCCGACACTCGCCCGCCGTTCCTGA
- a CDS encoding YigZ family protein: protein MQEQYRTVARAGVHETEVNRSRFLCALAPAATEQEAQEFVARIRKEHPTASHNCFAYVIGADASVQKASDDGEPGGTAGVPMLQMLMRREVRYAVAVVTRYYGGVKLGAGGLIRAYGGAVGEALDTLGTITRQRFRLATVTVDHQRAGKLENDLRATGRSVHDVRYAEAVTIEIGIPDADVEDFRVWLADATAGSATLELGGEAYGDVRAG from the coding sequence ATGCAGGAGCAGTACCGGACAGTCGCTCGCGCGGGTGTGCACGAGACCGAGGTCAACCGATCGCGCTTCCTCTGCGCGCTCGCCCCCGCAGCCACCGAGCAGGAGGCGCAGGAATTCGTCGCACGCATCCGCAAGGAGCACCCCACCGCCAGCCACAACTGCTTCGCCTACGTGATCGGAGCCGACGCCTCCGTACAGAAGGCGAGCGACGACGGGGAGCCGGGCGGCACCGCGGGCGTCCCCATGCTCCAGATGCTGATGCGCCGGGAGGTGCGGTACGCCGTCGCCGTCGTCACCCGCTACTACGGCGGCGTCAAGCTCGGCGCCGGAGGGCTGATCCGGGCGTACGGGGGCGCGGTCGGGGAAGCGCTCGACACCCTGGGCACGATCACCCGGCAGCGGTTCCGGCTGGCCACGGTCACCGTCGACCACCAGCGGGCCGGCAAGCTCGAGAACGATCTGCGCGCCACCGGCCGCTCCGTGCACGACGTGCGCTACGCGGAGGCGGTGACGATCGAGATCGGGATCCCGGACGCCGACGTCGAGGACTTCAGGGTCTGGCTCGCCGACGCGACGGCAGGCTCGGCGACGCTCGAACTGGGTGGCGAGGCCTACGGGGATGTACGGGCCGGATGA
- a CDS encoding SMC family ATPase, producing MRLHRLTLTAFGPFGATQEVDFDALSSAGLFLLHGPTGAGKTSVLDAVCFGLYGAVPGARQSPGTSLRSDHAPVDLPTEVRLELTVGGRRLEVTRRPAQPRPRKRGGGFTTEKAQSLLREYGAEKGWQALSRSHQEIGEEIGRLIGMSRDQFCQVVLLPQGDFARFLRADAEARGKLLGRLFDTRRFAAVEDHLAELRRRAEAQVRTGDEHILALAQRIAQAAGPAARESPLPEDRPGEPGLAEGVLQWAAVARGGAGERLDVARCALSAAEARNNAARHALDAERELARLQQRYAETRRRAAGLEERRLERDRCHEQLTRARKADLVAPALELREEAERAHTAASAARERSRAELPPELADAGVEQLAGAERTLRSDLGALEAARRAERRSRQIDAERAGIERQSRADDELIQEAADWLAGWDGIHRELRERIEGAQEAATRAEQLAGRLDPARRRLDAARRRDALVVREGAAEDSLTAAREHALAAHETWLGLRERRLRDIAAELAEGLADGVACTVCGSADHPEPARPGDGHVDRATEEASLAAHRRAEQSRAEAERELGVLRERLAAARAEASGDLSGDPEEPEGQGTVRAAGRGTASVAELEAVVTVLTREHTEAHRLAAGMHGAREALAAAEREHLGRLDARQQAERRAAARTSQREALEREQAALEAELVTARGASGSVAAHADLLERRVSLLADAADSLRAEQSAAQRRKEADGTLADAAFRAGFDTPQAAASALVDATAQRELQHRIDAWQAEAAAVADRLAEEDARAAAAQPPATPDAAQSAYDASGRLLRDSAAALAAAQERCTELGRLSRQTADEVRRMGPLRQEHERVARLAGLTAGTSADNERKMRLEAYVLAARLEQVAAAATARLQRMSSGRYTLVHSDARSGGRRAGLGLHVVDSWTGRERDTATLSGGETFFASLALALGLADVVTDEAGGVRLDTLFIDEGFGSLDEQTLDEVLDVLDSLRERDRSVGIVSHVADLRRRIPAQLEVVKERHGSAVRHRAAGMLSG from the coding sequence TTGAGACTGCACCGGCTCACCCTCACCGCCTTCGGCCCCTTCGGCGCCACCCAGGAAGTCGACTTCGACGCACTCTCCTCGGCCGGGCTCTTCCTGCTGCACGGTCCGACCGGCGCGGGTAAGACCTCCGTCCTCGACGCCGTCTGCTTCGGGCTGTACGGAGCCGTGCCCGGCGCCCGGCAGAGCCCCGGCACCTCCCTGCGGAGCGACCACGCCCCGGTCGACCTGCCGACCGAGGTCCGGCTGGAGCTGACCGTCGGAGGGCGCCGCCTGGAGGTCACCCGTCGGCCTGCCCAGCCCCGCCCCAGGAAGCGGGGCGGCGGCTTCACGACAGAAAAGGCACAGAGCCTGCTGCGCGAGTACGGCGCGGAGAAGGGCTGGCAGGCGCTCAGTCGCTCGCACCAGGAGATCGGCGAGGAGATCGGCCGGCTCATCGGGATGAGCAGGGACCAGTTCTGCCAGGTGGTCCTGCTGCCCCAGGGAGACTTCGCGCGCTTCCTGCGGGCCGACGCCGAGGCACGCGGCAAACTCCTGGGCAGGCTCTTCGACACCCGTCGGTTCGCCGCGGTGGAGGACCACCTGGCCGAGCTGCGCCGTCGGGCGGAAGCGCAGGTCCGAACCGGCGACGAACACATCCTGGCCCTCGCCCAGCGCATCGCGCAGGCCGCCGGCCCGGCCGCCCGGGAATCGCCCCTGCCCGAGGACCGGCCCGGTGAACCCGGACTGGCCGAGGGCGTACTGCAATGGGCGGCCGTCGCGCGCGGCGGCGCGGGCGAACGGCTCGACGTCGCCCGGTGCGCCCTGTCGGCGGCGGAGGCCCGGAACAACGCCGCGCGCCACGCCCTGGACGCCGAGCGCGAGCTCGCCCGGCTGCAGCAGCGGTACGCGGAGACGCGCCGCCGCGCTGCCGGACTCGAGGAGCGCCGCCTCGAGCGCGACCGCTGCCACGAACAGCTCACGCGCGCACGCAAGGCGGACCTCGTCGCTCCGGCGCTCGAGCTGCGCGAGGAGGCCGAACGCGCCCACACGGCGGCGAGCGCGGCCCGTGAACGTTCTCGCGCGGAGCTGCCCCCGGAGCTGGCCGACGCGGGCGTCGAACAGCTCGCCGGCGCTGAGCGCACCCTCCGGTCGGACCTCGGCGCACTCGAGGCGGCGCGCCGCGCCGAACGGCGCAGCAGGCAGATCGACGCCGAACGGGCGGGGATCGAACGGCAGTCCCGTGCCGACGACGAACTGATCCAGGAGGCGGCGGACTGGCTGGCCGGCTGGGACGGTATCCACCGGGAACTGCGGGAGCGCATCGAGGGCGCGCAGGAGGCCGCGACCCGGGCCGAGCAACTGGCCGGGCGGCTGGACCCTGCGCGCCGGAGGCTGGACGCGGCGCGGCGGCGCGACGCACTCGTCGTTCGGGAAGGGGCCGCCGAGGACAGTCTGACGGCGGCCCGCGAACACGCACTCGCTGCTCACGAGACCTGGCTGGGGCTGCGGGAGCGGCGGTTGCGCGACATCGCGGCAGAGCTGGCCGAGGGGCTTGCCGACGGTGTGGCCTGCACCGTGTGCGGCTCGGCCGATCACCCGGAGCCGGCCCGGCCGGGAGACGGGCATGTGGACCGCGCGACGGAGGAAGCGTCACTCGCCGCCCACCGGCGTGCGGAGCAGTCCCGCGCGGAGGCGGAGCGCGAGCTCGGCGTCCTGCGCGAACGGCTCGCCGCTGCGCGGGCGGAGGCCTCGGGGGACCTGTCCGGGGACCCGGAGGAGCCGGAGGGCCAGGGGACGGTGCGGGCTGCCGGCCGGGGTACGGCCTCCGTCGCGGAACTCGAGGCGGTCGTCACCGTGCTGACCCGGGAGCACACGGAAGCGCACCGGCTGGCGGCGGGGATGCACGGCGCCCGGGAGGCACTCGCCGCCGCCGAGCGGGAGCACCTCGGACGGCTCGACGCCCGGCAGCAGGCCGAACGGCGCGCAGCCGCCCGTACCTCGCAGCGGGAAGCACTCGAGCGCGAACAGGCCGCGTTGGAGGCCGAACTGGTGACGGCACGGGGGGCGTCGGGATCCGTCGCCGCGCACGCGGACCTGCTGGAGCGCAGGGTCTCGCTGCTCGCCGACGCCGCCGATTCGCTGCGGGCCGAACAGAGCGCCGCGCAGCGCCGCAAGGAGGCCGATGGCACGCTCGCCGATGCCGCCTTCCGGGCCGGATTCGACACCCCGCAGGCCGCCGCTTCGGCGCTCGTCGACGCCACCGCCCAGCGGGAACTCCAGCACCGGATCGACGCCTGGCAGGCGGAGGCCGCAGCCGTCGCCGACCGGCTCGCCGAGGAGGACGCCCGGGCAGCCGCAGCGCAGCCACCCGCAACGCCGGATGCCGCGCAGTCGGCGTACGACGCTTCGGGACGGCTGCTGCGCGACAGCGCGGCCGCGCTCGCCGCCGCCCAGGAGCGCTGCACGGAGCTCGGCCGGCTCTCCCGGCAGACCGCGGACGAGGTGCGCAGGATGGGGCCGCTCCGGCAGGAGCACGAACGGGTGGCACGCCTCGCCGGGCTGACCGCGGGCACCTCGGCCGACAACGAGCGAAAGATGAGGCTCGAGGCGTATGTGCTCGCCGCCCGGCTGGAACAGGTCGCCGCAGCCGCGACAGCCCGCCTCCAGCGCATGTCCTCGGGCCGCTACACCCTGGTGCACTCCGACGCGCGGAGCGGTGGGCGCAGAGCAGGGCTCGGGCTGCACGTCGTGGACTCCTGGACGGGCCGGGAGCGCGACACGGCGACCCTGTCCGGCGGCGAGACGTTCTTCGCCTCGCTGGCCCTCGCGCTCGGCCTCGCCGACGTCGTGACGGACGAGGCGGGCGGCGTACGGCTGGACACGCTCTTCATCGACGAGGGTTTCGGCAGCCTGGACGAGCAGACCCTGGACGAAGTGCTCGACGTCCTGGACTCGCTGCGCGAACGCGACCGCAGTGTCGGCATCGTCAGCCATGTCGCCGACCTGCGGCGCCGCATCCCGGCGCAGCTGGAAGTGGTGAAGGAGCGGCACGGGTCGGCGGTGCGGCATCGCGCCGCGGGCATGCTCAGCGGCTGA
- a CDS encoding Lrp/AsnC family transcriptional regulator: MTDYSPDATDWRILEVLQRDGRATFAELARAVAMSPSAVTERVRRLEEVGVISGYTAVVDPERLGMPILALVRLRYPNGNYKPFHDLTDTTPEIVEAHHVTGDDCFVLKVTARSMRHLEEVTGRIGTLGSVTTSIVYSSPLPRRAISR; encoded by the coding sequence ATGACCGACTATTCCCCGGACGCCACGGACTGGCGCATCCTCGAGGTCCTGCAACGCGACGGACGCGCGACCTTCGCCGAGCTGGCCCGCGCCGTGGCCATGTCCCCGAGCGCCGTCACCGAACGGGTGCGCCGCCTCGAGGAGGTGGGGGTGATCAGCGGTTACACCGCGGTGGTGGACCCCGAGCGGCTCGGGATGCCGATTCTGGCCCTGGTACGGCTGCGCTATCCGAACGGCAACTACAAGCCGTTCCACGATCTGACGGATACGACGCCGGAGATCGTGGAGGCACATCATGTGACCGGGGACGACTGCTTCGTACTGAAGGTGACCGCCCGTTCGATGCGCCACCTCGAAGAGGTCACGGGGAGGATCGGCACCCTCGGCTCCGTGACCACCAGCATCGTGTACTCCTCGCCGCTCCCCCGCCGGGCGATCAGCCGCTGA
- a CDS encoding rhodanese-like domain-containing protein has product MDMTSQLTPTDNPVLRVAPATPAAAAAYFGASLAFHADVSDVAAVLATGGDPGFVVLDSRSTASWDQGHVPGAVHLPTALIAEQAPALLDPAVPVVTYCWGPGCNGATRAALALAELGYQVKEMLGGFEYWAREGFEFETWQGLERRTADPLTAPADADDCGC; this is encoded by the coding sequence CTGGACATGACCTCACAGCTCACCCCTACGGACAACCCCGTCCTGCGCGTGGCGCCGGCGACCCCCGCAGCCGCTGCCGCGTACTTCGGCGCCTCGCTGGCCTTCCACGCCGACGTCTCCGACGTCGCCGCGGTACTGGCGACGGGCGGCGACCCGGGCTTCGTCGTGCTGGACTCCCGGTCCACCGCCTCCTGGGACCAGGGACACGTGCCCGGCGCGGTGCACCTGCCCACCGCACTCATCGCGGAGCAGGCACCGGCACTCCTCGACCCGGCTGTACCGGTGGTCACCTACTGCTGGGGCCCCGGCTGCAACGGTGCGACCCGCGCCGCCCTGGCCCTCGCCGAACTCGGCTACCAGGTCAAGGAGATGCTCGGCGGATTCGAGTACTGGGCACGCGAGGGCTTCGAGTTCGAGACCTGGCAGGGCCTGGAGCGGCGCACCGCGGACCCGCTCACGGCACCGGCCGATGCCGACGACTGCGGCTGCTGA
- a CDS encoding Lrp/AsnC family transcriptional regulator, with the protein MAESVALDPVDLHILRLLQNDARMTYRELAAEVGVAPSTCLDRVARLRRSGVILGHQLRLDPARLGRGLEALLLVQVRPHRRELIGPFVERIRALPESRALFHLTGPDDYLVHVAVAGTADLQRLVLDEFTSQREVARVETRLIFQQWECGPLLPPAAGPNETHPDSTTP; encoded by the coding sequence ATGGCTGAATCTGTCGCTCTGGACCCGGTGGATCTGCATATTCTGCGATTGCTGCAGAACGATGCACGGATGACGTACCGGGAGCTGGCCGCCGAAGTCGGGGTGGCGCCGTCCACCTGCCTGGACAGGGTGGCACGGCTGCGCCGCTCCGGCGTCATCCTCGGGCACCAGCTGCGGCTCGATCCTGCGCGGCTCGGCCGGGGCCTCGAGGCGCTGCTCCTGGTGCAGGTCCGGCCGCACCGCAGGGAACTCATCGGACCGTTCGTCGAGCGGATCCGCGCACTGCCCGAGTCCCGCGCGCTCTTCCACCTCACCGGGCCCGACGACTATCTCGTCCATGTGGCCGTCGCCGGCACGGCGGACCTGCAGCGGCTGGTCCTGGACGAGTTCACCTCGCAACGTGAGGTGGCGCGGGTGGAGACGCGGCTGATCTTCCAGCAGTGGGAGTGCGGTCCGCTGCTGCCGCCCGCCGCAGGCCCGAACGAGACGCACCCCGACTCCACAACGCCGTAA
- a CDS encoding aminoglycoside N(3)-acetyltransferase: MSAVTEQLISNDRAVAQLSRLGVERGGVLLVHTSMRAVGGDAVDMVDALRQALGPEGTLVVPSFTTENSDTSPPYLDRVRGLSDAARAAVHASMPPFDLAASPAIGMGTLAETVRLAPGAERSAHPQTSFAAIGPAAGGLLARHRPTCHLGEDSPLARLYESDARILLLGTGFDTCTAFHLAEYRLPDPPRRLYRCVVAPGGRRQWWEYEDVALDDSDFAALGRDFERADTDGAVRRGRVGSAQSRLIRLTSAVDFAVGWFKDNRTRT, encoded by the coding sequence ATGTCTGCCGTGACAGAGCAGCTGATCAGCAACGACCGGGCGGTGGCCCAGCTGTCCCGGCTCGGGGTGGAGCGGGGCGGTGTCCTGCTGGTCCACACCTCCATGCGTGCGGTGGGGGGTGACGCCGTCGACATGGTCGACGCCCTTCGGCAGGCGCTCGGACCGGAGGGGACGCTGGTCGTCCCCTCGTTCACCACGGAGAACTCCGACACCTCGCCCCCGTACCTGGACCGGGTACGAGGGCTGAGCGACGCGGCGCGCGCAGCCGTCCACGCGTCGATGCCGCCGTTCGACCTGGCCGCCTCGCCCGCGATCGGCATGGGCACGCTGGCCGAGACGGTCCGTCTGGCACCGGGCGCCGAGCGCAGCGCCCACCCCCAGACGTCGTTCGCCGCGATCGGCCCGGCGGCCGGCGGACTGCTCGCCCGGCACCGTCCCACCTGCCATCTGGGCGAGGACTCCCCCCTCGCCCGTCTGTACGAATCCGACGCCCGGATTCTGCTCCTGGGCACGGGCTTCGATACGTGCACGGCCTTTCATCTGGCCGAGTACCGGCTCCCCGACCCGCCGCGCCGCCTCTACCGCTGTGTGGTGGCGCCCGGGGGCAGGCGCCAGTGGTGGGAGTACGAGGATGTCGCGCTGGACGACAGCGACTTCGCGGCGCTGGGGCGCGACTTCGAACGGGCGGACACCGACGGGGCCGTACGGAGGGGGCGCGTGGGCTCGGCGCAGAGTCGGCTGATCCGGCTGACCTCGGCGGTGGACTTCGCCGTCGGCTGGTTCAAGGACAACCGCACCCGGACCTGA
- a CDS encoding exonuclease SbcCD subunit D, with amino-acid sequence MRILHTSDWHLGRSFHRVPMLDAQADYLDHLVRTVREHEVDAVLVAGDVYDRAVPPLAAVRLFDDALHRLAAAGVPTVMISGNHDSAHRLGVGAGLIARAGIHLRTDPADCATPVVLHDAHGDVAFYGLPYLEPALVKDTLGATKAGHEAVLTAAMDRVRADLADRPATTRSVVLAHAFVAGGEPSDSERDITVGGVAAVPAGVFDGADYTALGHLHGCQTVTERVRYSGSPLAYSFSEATHRKTMWLIDLGAGGELSAERIDCPSPRPLARLRGRLDTLLDDAGLERHEESWVEATLTDPVRPDEPMARLLARYPHTLSLVFEPERAPEDPLASYAQRLRGRDDQQIAEDFVAHVRGGSGPSEQERTVLRAAFDDVRVSDSVHEVSR; translated from the coding sequence GTGAGGATTCTGCACACCTCGGACTGGCATCTGGGGCGGTCGTTCCACCGCGTCCCCATGCTCGACGCCCAGGCCGACTACCTCGACCACCTTGTGCGGACCGTACGCGAACACGAGGTGGACGCGGTCCTCGTGGCCGGCGATGTCTACGACCGGGCCGTACCGCCGCTCGCGGCCGTCAGGCTGTTCGACGACGCTCTGCACCGGCTCGCGGCCGCCGGAGTGCCGACCGTCATGATCTCCGGCAACCACGACTCGGCCCACAGGCTCGGCGTCGGCGCCGGCCTGATCGCACGGGCCGGTATCCATCTGCGCACCGATCCTGCGGACTGCGCGACCCCCGTCGTGCTGCACGACGCGCACGGGGACGTGGCCTTCTACGGACTGCCCTATCTGGAACCCGCGCTCGTCAAGGACACCCTGGGTGCCACGAAGGCCGGACACGAAGCGGTCCTGACCGCCGCCATGGACCGGGTCCGTGCCGACCTCGCCGACCGGCCCGCCACCACCCGCTCCGTGGTCCTCGCCCACGCGTTCGTGGCGGGCGGCGAACCCAGCGACAGCGAACGCGACATCACGGTCGGCGGTGTCGCCGCCGTCCCCGCCGGAGTCTTCGACGGTGCCGATTACACCGCCCTCGGACACCTGCACGGCTGCCAGACCGTCACCGAACGCGTCCGCTACTCGGGCTCGCCGCTCGCGTACTCCTTCTCCGAGGCCACCCACCGCAAGACGATGTGGCTGATCGACCTCGGCGCAGGCGGGGAGCTCTCCGCCGAACGCATCGACTGCCCTTCCCCGCGTCCGCTCGCACGGCTCCGGGGGCGGCTCGACACCCTCCTCGACGACGCCGGCCTGGAACGGCACGAGGAGTCCTGGGTCGAAGCCACCCTCACCGACCCGGTACGGCCCGACGAGCCGATGGCCCGCCTCCTGGCCCGTTACCCGCACACCCTCAGCCTCGTGTTCGAACCCGAGCGTGCCCCCGAGGACCCCCTCGCCTCGTACGCCCAGCGTCTCCGGGGCCGGGACGACCAGCAGATCGCGGAGGACTTCGTGGCCCACGTGCGCGGCGGCAGCGGACCCAGCGAGCAGGAGCGCACGGTGCTGCGCGCCGCATTCGACGACGTACGGGTGAGCGACAGCGTGCACGAGGTGTCCCGTTGA
- a CDS encoding ATP-grasp domain-containing protein has product MPPTGFLFCSDPLRTGRPDPQFAQEAAAARRAGARVVLVDHDALLAGDPEACVGRVPRDSGPLWYRGWMIPPERYEELEGALAGRGCSLLTDAAAYRTAHELPGWYRTFAGLTPHSVWCALPSGAAASAGTEFWSHLAGPLGSGAGIVKDFVKSRKHEWDEACFVPELSDGLRLASVVGRFVELQGDFLAGGVVLRAYESFVPGGEARVWWVDGEAVLVTAHPDTPAQVPSPGLDAVGEAVRGLDCRWVTTDMALRDDGAWRVVEVGDGQVSGLPAGHDGEDVFAALLDAAGRSRRR; this is encoded by the coding sequence ATGCCGCCGACCGGTTTCCTGTTCTGCTCCGACCCCCTGCGCACCGGACGTCCGGACCCCCAGTTCGCCCAGGAGGCTGCCGCTGCCCGCAGGGCGGGTGCGCGGGTCGTCCTGGTCGACCACGACGCGCTGCTCGCCGGGGACCCGGAAGCGTGCGTCGGTCGGGTCCCGCGGGACTCGGGGCCGTTGTGGTACCGCGGCTGGATGATTCCGCCGGAACGGTACGAGGAACTGGAGGGTGCGCTGGCAGGGCGTGGCTGCTCGCTCCTCACGGATGCCGCCGCGTACCGCACCGCGCATGAACTGCCCGGCTGGTACAGGACATTCGCCGGTCTCACACCGCACAGCGTCTGGTGCGCGCTGCCCTCCGGCGCCGCCGCCTCCGCCGGCACGGAGTTCTGGTCACACCTCGCCGGGCCTCTCGGCTCCGGGGCGGGGATCGTGAAGGACTTCGTGAAGTCCCGCAAGCACGAGTGGGACGAGGCCTGCTTCGTACCGGAGTTGTCGGACGGGCTTCGGCTCGCCTCGGTCGTCGGCCGGTTCGTCGAGCTGCAGGGCGACTTCCTCGCCGGTGGTGTGGTCCTGCGGGCGTACGAGTCGTTCGTTCCGGGCGGTGAGGCCCGGGTGTGGTGGGTGGACGGTGAGGCCGTGCTGGTGACCGCCCACCCCGACACGCCCGCTCAGGTGCCCTCGCCGGGCCTCGATGCCGTCGGCGAGGCGGTACGCGGCCTCGACTGCCGTTGGGTGACGACGGACATGGCCCTGCGGGACGACGGGGCGTGGCGGGTGGTGGAGGTCGGCGACGGGCAGGTCAGCGGACTGCCTGCCGGCCACGACGGCGAGGACGTGTTCGCGGCCCTCCTCGACGCCGCGGGCAGGTCCCGCAGGCGCTGA